In Penaeus chinensis breed Huanghai No. 1 chromosome 19, ASM1920278v2, whole genome shotgun sequence, a single genomic region encodes these proteins:
- the LOC125035064 gene encoding charged multivesicular body protein 1b-like, whose product MSIANMEKHLFNLKFAAKELDRQSKKCEKEEKAEKVKVKKAIAKGNMDGARIHAENSIRNKSQALNYLRMSARVDAVASRVQTAVTQRKVTQSMAGVVKNLDAAMKSMNLEKISALMDKFEKQFEDLDVQSSYMDTAMSDTVTTAIPQDAVNGLMSQAADEAGLELNMELPSGSMSTIGVGATQASQDQDELTQRLAKLRNS is encoded by the exons AGCATCTTTTTAACCTGAAGTTTGCCGCCAAGGAGTTGGACCGGCAGTCAAAGAAatgcgagaaggaggagaaagcagagAAAGTCAAGGTGAAGAAGGCCATAGCCAAGGGGAACATGGATGGCGCTCGCATCCATGCCGAGAACTCCATCCGCAACAAAAGCCAGGCCCTGAACTACCTCCGCATGTCAGCCAGAGTGGATGCAGTGGCCTCTAGGGTTCAGACAGCTGTCACACAACGCAAG GTAACACAAAGCATGGCGGGTGTGGTGAAGAACCTGGATGCAGCCATGAAGAGCATGAACCTGGAGAAGATCTCGGCTCTCATGGACAAGTTTGAGAAGCAGTTTGAGGACCTGGATGTGCAGAGCTCGTACATGGACACTGCCATGAGTGACACTGTGACCACGGCCATACCCCAGGATGCTGTTAATGGTCTCATGTCACAGGCTGCGGATGAGGCTGG ACTGGAGTTGAACATGGAGCTCCCGTCAGGCAGCATGTCCACGATTGGGGTGGGGGCAACACAGGCTAGTCAAGATCAGGACGAACTGACGCAGAGACTAGCCAAGCTCCGTAACTCATAA
- the LOC125035063 gene encoding WD repeat and HMG-box DNA-binding protein 1-like — translation MDSKKMRPTRYAHFEGHTDLCYTSDGRYIITCGTDGEVRIFEGLDDDDCKTHVVAECAHSIACQDGRFLVGTDSNLVQAYTLDEGSPDGIITRFTAPTTHIVVSKDAKTVACAGSDMTIKVHDTVAYKDKVLNGHQAPVLSVALDPKGEFLASSSCDGSVKVWDLQTSVSVASWNVVPKTNSFSSSQTLCRMAWTSDGQYLLVPVGMKVHAYARKDWQLHHSLEHESIKETVSLAAVSSCGRFVAGACRNGVILVWDASSRQIILSEKHPKGLAITGIAWNPSGKEELAFVDCDGQLGTLENIIEGDYSSKPGKSDIADSEKADGAAVFPPVDVDMAEEEDEFSLAKIKQQLGFADDEEGTFVGLPEDSDLAKGDPSLKLKDDDAASIITTRTEVPPAPVMKLPEIQKPFQPGMSPEHLDDRYMLWNNVGIVRQYSSEDENSIDVEFHDTSVHHALHLNNNSGHSMAALSTQALALACEAQDDQPSKLAVQHFSAWGGGKEWHVDMPSEEEILALCIGAGWLAVATDRRNLRIFSTSGIQRDILSIPGPVVCLAGFEEQLMVVFHSGMGVSGDQHMAAVILSVNGNKHPVPLSCPLPLSPRSYLAWAGFTDEGTPAIMDSAGIVRMMHFKYGYNWTVILNTKNHTKGKSDNYFMLGVSETQGNVRCILCKGGRYPSVLPKPHVSIISIQVPLCELETEKGGLEEKTLRSGLLLNSLERLGRQGYDIEDSKSEADKILKEAMIKLFALACRTERESRALEVCQLMPSYHTVQLAIKYAGKLHRLQLADKLGEVASAKMQEEMEKAAKLQGVEEDDLQMYGSGMRRIRTRGEEEEDEEEDYSEQDQESNVEDSVVDNPLLAAASRRENATPRGGLLSSQNSKNPFKKSGTPSSAPQSGKRGINVIDQFRKAQKKMDSSPVLRPVVKKPQAKQTTLKKESQEEPPVASGKENVSQNIPDETPKPSATNPFKKAEKAIDNPPKKQSALQLWLADNEKAVKEKYPDASEKDLLAKAAMMFKDVDADTKQKYKALAAGTPTATATPAPETTAAPNEEDKKRKREETTPESPIEKKAKGSGINKLAAFAFNKDS, via the exons ATGGACTCGAAGAAGATGAGGCCGACGAGATACGCCCATTTCGAAGGACACACGGACCTCTGTTACACCAGTGATGGAAG GTACATAATAACGTGCGGGACGGATGGAGAAGTGCGCATCTTCGAAGGCCTCGATGATGATGACTGCAAAACGCATGTAGTGGCAGAGTGTGCGCATTCCATTGCTTGTCAG GACGGGAGATTTTTGGTCGGCACTGACAGCAACCTAGTCCAAGCCTACACCTTAGACGAAGGCTCTCCCGATGGCATTATCACCAGGTTCACTGCCCCGACCACACACATTGTTGTCAGCAAGGATGCGAAGACTGTTGCCTGTGCTGGAAG TGACATGACCATCAAGGTCCATGACACAGTGGCATACAAGGACAAGGTACTGAATGGTCACCAAGCTCCTGTCCTCTCTGTTGCCCTGGATCCTAAAG GGGAGTTTTTAGCGTCATCTTCATGTGATGGAAGTGTAAAGGTGTGGGACCTGCAGACGTCTGTGTCGGTGGCATCCTGGAATGTCGTACCCAAGACAAACAGCTTCTCGTCCTCTCAGACCTTGTGTCGCATGGCTTGGACCTCAGATGGCCAGTACCTCCTCGTTCCAGTGGGGATGAAGGTCCATGCTTATGCTCGGAAAGACTGGCAGCTTCACCATTCTTTAGAGCATGAGTCTATAAAagag ACAGTATCCTTGGCTGCAGTGTCCAGCTGTGGGCGGTTTGTTGCCGGGGCTTGTCGAAATGGCGTGATCCTGGTTTGGGATGCCAGCAGCCGCCAGATCATCCTCTCGGAGAAGCATCCCAAAGGTCTCGCCATAACGGGAATAGCATGGAACCCCAGTGGGAAGGAGGAGTTGGCATTCGTCGACTGTGACGGGCAGTTGGGGACGCTGGAGAACATCATTGAGGGAGACTATTCGTCAAAGCCA GGAAAGTCAGACATTGCTGACTCGGAAAAGGCAGATGGAGCAGCGGTCTTCCCTCCAGTGGATGTGGACAtggcggaggaagaggatgagtttTCTCTGGCCAAGATCAAGCAGCAGTTGGGGTTTGCAGATGACGAGGAAGGCACGTTTGTTGGACTGCCTGAGGATAGTGATCTCGCCAAGGGAGACCCAA GTCTAAAGCTGAAGGACGATGACGCAGcaagcatcatcaccaccaggaCCGAGGTGCCGCCGGCCCCGGTTATGAAGCTCCCCGAGATTCAGAAGCCCTTCCAGCCTGGCATGTCTCCAGAGCACCTCGACGACAGATATATG CTATGGAATAATGTTGGCATTGTGCGCCAGTATTCAAGTGAGGATGAGAACAGCATAGATGTTGAGTTTCATGACACCTCGGTGCACCATGCCCTTCACCTCAACAATAACAGTGGGCACAGCATGGCAGCACTGTCCACCCAGGCCCTAGCGCTAGCATGTGAAGCCCAGGATGACCAGCCTAG CAAGTTGGCAGTGCAGCACTTCTCAGCctggggaggaggcaaggagtggCACGTGGACATGCCCAGTGAGGAAGAAATCTTGGCCTTGTGCATTGGAGCAGGCTGGCTGGCTGTAGCAACCGACCGCAGGAACCTCAGGATCTTCTCAACATCAGGCATTCAGCGGGATATCCTAAGCATCCCCGGCCCTGTGGTGTGCCTGGCTGGGTTTGAAGAACAGCTGATGGTCGTGTTCCACAGTGGGATGG GTGTGTCTGGCGATCAGCACATGGCAGCTGTCATCCTGAGCGTGAATGGAAACAAGCACCCCGTTCCCCTCTCGtgccccttacccctctccccccgctcctACCTGGCCTGGGCTGGATTCACTGACGAAGGTACTCCAGCCATCATGGACAGTGCTGGCATTGTTCGCATGATGCACTTCAAGTATGGCTACAACTGGACGGTCATCCTCAACACAAAGAATCAT ACAAAAGGCAAGAGTGACAACTACTTCATGCTGGGTGTGAGTGAGACACAGGGCAATGTGCGATGCATTCTCTGCAAGGGTGGACGCTATCCTTCTGTATTGCCCAAACCCCATGTCTCCATCATTAGCATACAG GTTCCATTATGTGAGTTGGAGACTGAGAAAGGCGGCCTCGAAGAGAAGACGCTGCGCTCTGGTCTGCTGCTGAACTCCCTGGAGCGACTTGGACGCCAGGGCTATGACATTGAGGACTCAAAGAGTGAAGCCGACAAGATCCTGAAGGAAGCCATGATTAAACTGTTTGCT CTGGCATGCCGCACTGAGCGTGAGTCTCGAGCCTTGGAAGTCTGCCAGTTGATGCCATCATACCACACTGTCCAGCTGGCCATAAAGTACGCTGGGAAGCTTCACCGCCTCCAGTTGGCTGACAAACTGGGCGAGGTCGCGTCAGCCAAAAtgcaggaggaaatggagaaagctgCCAAGCTACAAGGCGTTGAGGAAGACGATTTACAAAT GTATGGCAGTGGCATGaggagaataagaacaagaggtgaagaagaggaggatgaagaggaggattatTCTGAGCAGGATCAGGAATCAAATGTGGAAGATTCTGTTGTCG ATAACCCATTATTAGCAGCTGCATCGAGAAGAGAGAACGCCACCCCACGTGGAGGCCTCCTCTCCTCGCAGAACTCAAAGAATCCCTTCAAGAAAAGTGGCACTCCTTCTTCAGCACCTCAGAGTGGAAAGAGAGGCATCAACGTCATCGATCAGTTCAGAAAAGCGCAGAAAAAGATGGATTCCAGCCCTGTCTTGAGGCCTGTCGTCAAAAAACCacag GCCAAGCAGACAACGCTCAAGAAAGAGTCGCAGGAAGAGCCACCGGTTGCCTCGGGGAAGGAAAATGTGTCGCAGAATATACCTGATGAGACCCCCAAGCCATCTGCAACAAACCCATTTAAGAAAGCTGAGAAGGCCATTGATAATCCTCCCAAGAAGCAGTCGGCATTACAGCTGTGGTTGGCCGATAATGAGAAGGCAGTGAAGGAAAAGTATCCTGATGCTAGTGAGAAAGACCTACTGGCTAAGGCTGCAATGATGTTCAAAGATGTGGATGCTGATACTAAGCAG AAATACAAAGCTCTGGCAGCTGGCACCCCCACGGCAACAGCAACGCCAGCCCCAGAAACGACTGCAGCCCCAAATGAAGAGGATAAAAAGCGCAAACGCGAGGAAACCACTCCAGAATCTCCCATTGAAAAGAAGGCCAAGGGCTCCGGCATAAACAAGCTTGCTGCATTTGCCTTTAACAAGGATTCATAG
- the LOC125035430 gene encoding uncharacterized protein LOC125035430, translated as MGQGSSYPHPVPPPQRPASPWAMEPLPEPARSPHQVRQRLHLQQQQRDVRDQLEREQQERHHQLQPQETLAGCCGSGSPAAAAATTCSCGGGLTSTAAIYGTAAAPDPVPHPVVVTPPRAVPHHHHHLRHQLDAAAALAPGGSGESALCAEPPLGPRPGSGAGSAGEACVGAAGGACGSGGCGHWCSSCRVRVQVEVECVGADARPSPPRAGRLRTLTFPKRHRHKTKTPTRDLPQQPKKKKAPWTFRLNCRLRTSKSEPEPEAAPSPSAGVGCGACMCPSLRRPEPEAHLRHHHHLPHHHHLPHHLHSHGRLPAAQEQPSVATVASAGAAAAGGGGGGGGGSPGGAAAATPVIDLSRFNPDAFPIEDWEERARQERAREMAEGVEPPPGFTPVHSALTPTQQALTHLQLQHQHHLQLQQAGAVTTSLPLSYNSMLDLQLLLERSLRLGLGGPRSVAAPLSEETLLQQVGRLAGDGSLLQRTVHTQVDYIHCLVPDLLSITNCAFYWGKMDRYEAERLLENRPEGTFLLRDSAQEEYLFSVSFRRYGRSLHARIEQWNHKFSFDSHDPGVFASDTVCGLIEHYKDPSCCMFFEPMLTNPLARTFPFPLQHLCRAAICSTTTYDGINNIRLPKPLKNYLKEYHYKQRVRVRRLDH; from the coding sequence ATGGGCCAGGGCTCCAGCTACCCGCACCCCGTGCCCCCGCCGCAGCGGCCGGCGTCCCCCTGGGCCATGGAGCCCCTGCCCGAGCCCGCCCGCAGCCCGCACCAGGTCCGCCAGCGCCTGCACCTCCAGCAGCAGCAGCGCGACGTGCGCGACCAGCTGGAGCGCGAGCAGCAGGAGCGCCACCACCAGCTGCAGCCGCAGGAGACGCTGGCCGGCTGCTGCGGCTCGGGCAGCCCCGCCGCCGCGGCCGCCACCACGTGCAGCTGCGGCGGCGGCCTGACGTCGACGGCGGCCATTTACGGCACGGCGGCGGCGCCCGACCCCGTGCCGCACCCCGTGGTGGTGACGCCGCCGCGCGCCGTgccgcaccaccaccaccacctgcggCACCAGCTGGACGCCGCCGCCGCGCTCGCCCCCGGCGGCAGCGGCGAGAGCGCCCTCTGCGCCGAGCCGCCGCTGGGCCCGCGCCCCGGCAGCGGCGCGGGGTCCGCCGGCGAGGCGTGCGTGGGCGCGGCGGGCGGGGCCTGCGGGAGCGGCGGCTGCGGCCACTGGTGCTCGTCGTGCCGCGTGCGGgtgcaggtggaggtggagtgcgTGGGTGCGGATGCGCGCCCCTCGCCGCCGCGCGCCGGCCGCCTGCGGACGCTGACCTTCCCGAAGCGGCACCGCCACAAGACCAAGACGCCGACGCGCGACCTGCCGCAGCAGCCCAAGAAGAAGAAGGCGCCGTGGACCTTCCGCCTCAACTGCCGCCTGCGGACGTCCAAGTCGGAGCCCGAGCCCGAGGCGGCGCCCAGTCCCAGCGCCGGCGTCGGCTGCGGCGCCTGCATGTGCCCGTCGCTGCGCCGCCCCGAGCCCGAGGCGCACctgcgccaccaccaccacctgccgcaccaccaccacctgccgcACCACCTGCACTCGCACGGCCGTCTGCCGGCGGCGCAGGAGCAGCCGTCCGTGGCCACCGTGGCGAGCGCGGGCGCCGCTGcggccggcggcggcggcggcggcggcggcgggagccCCGGGGGCGCCGCGGCCGCCACGCCCGTGATCGACCTGTCGCGCTTCAACCCCGACGCCTTCCCCATcgaggactgggaggagcgcgCGCGGCAGGAACGCGCGCGCGAGATGGCCGAGGGCGTGGAGCCGCCGCCCGGGTTCACGCCCGTGCACAGCGCGCTCACGCCCACGCAGCAGGCGCTGACGCACCTCCAGCTGCAGCACCAGCACCACCTCCAGCTGCAGCAGGCGGGCGCCGTGACCACGTCGCTGCCGCTGTCGTACAACTCCATGCTGGACCTGCAGCTGCTGCTGGAGCGGTCGCTGCGGCTGGGGCTGGGCGGGCCGCGCTCCGTGGCGGCGCCGCTGAGCGAGGAGACGCTGCTGCAGCAGGTGGGGCGGCTGGCGGGCGACGGCTCGCTGCTGCAGCGCACCGTGCACACGCAGGTCGACTATATCCACTGCCTTGTACCTGACCTCCTGAGCATCACGAACTGCGCCTTCTACTGGGGCAAGATGGATCGCTACGAGGCCGAGCGCCTGCTGGAGAACCGGCCCGAGGGCACGTTCCTGCTGCGCGACTCCGCCCAGGAGGAGTACCTGTTCTCCGTGTCGTTCCGGCGCTACGGGCGGTCGCTGCACGCGCGCATCGAGCAGTGGAACCACAAGTTCAGCTTCGACTCGCACGACCCGGGCGTGTTCGCCTCCGACACCGTGTGCGGCCTCATCGAGCACTACAAGGACCCGTCGTGCTGCATGTTCTTCGAGCCCATGCTGACGAACCCGCTGGCGCGCACCTTCCCGTTCCCGCTGCAGCACCTGTGCCGCGCCGCCATCTGCTCCACCACCACCTACGACGGCATCAACAACATCCGCCTGCCCAAGCCCCTCAAGAACTACCTCAAGGAGTACCACTACAAGCAGCGCGTGCGGGTGCGCCGCCTCGACCACTAG